The DNA region GCGCAGCGCGTCGTGCTCATCGGCCACGAGGCGACCGAGGGCAACAAGGCGCTGCTGCTGGACGGCACGATGGACGCGGTGATCGACCAGAACGCCCGTGTCGAGGCGCGCGAGGCGCTGGCCACGCTGATCGCCGGTGTGCGCGGGTTGCCCTACACCCCGGTCCAGCCGCGCCAGCACGTCATCTTCCGCGAGAACCTGCCCGACGAGTGACCCAAGCCACGGCCGCAAGGGCGATTGCGCCCGTGCGGGCTCGGCGGTATCTGGGGTTGGTCTGGTGCCCGGCCTGCGAGGGTCGGGATAATCGGGAATGCGGTGAAACTCCGCAACGTGCCCAACGCTGTAAGGTGGACGGGGCCGCAGATGCCACTGACCTCGGTCGGGAAGGCGCGGCGCCGGAGGAAACCGAGTCAGAAGACCGGCCAGACGAAACCGGGGCGCAGGCTGGCCGACCTGTACCCCGTTTCGACGACAGGGGAACCGATTGTCCAGTCCTGCCCAACCCGCCTCTGCCGCGCTGGTCGCGGCCCCCCCCTTTCCAGAGGCCGACCGCGCCGCGGTCTACCGTGCCATCCACAGCCGCCGCGACGTGCGCAGCCAGTTCACCCCGCGTCCGGTGGACGATGCCACCCTGCTGCGGCTTCTGGATGCCGCCCACCATGCGCCCTCGGTTGGCTTCATGCAGCCGTGGAACTTCATCGTCATCCGCGACAACGGCGTGAAGGGCCGGGTTCAGGCCGCCTTCGCCGAGGCCAATGCCGAGGCCGCCACGCTCTTTCCGGCCGAACGCCGGCCGCTCTATTCGGCGCTGAAGCTGGAAGGCATCACCGCCGCGCCGGTCAACCTCTGCGTCACCTGCGACCGCAGCCGGGGCGGCCCGGTCATCCTGGGCCGCACCCATGCCCCCGAGATGGACCTCTATTCCACCGTCTGCGCGGTACAGAACCTCTGGCTCGCGGCACGGGCCGAAGGTATCGGTGTCGGCTGGGTCAGCATCTTCCGCGAGGGGGCGCTCAAACGGATCCTCAATCTGCCCGATCAGGTCGTGCCTGTCGCCTATCTGTGCCTTGGCCATGTCGACGAGCTTCATGCCGAGCCCGAACTGCAGGCGCGCGGCTGGCGCAGCCGCCTGCCGCTGGAAGACCTGGTGTTCCATGACGGCTGGGGCCAGCGTGACGGCTGATCCCCTGCCCCCCGGCGCCCGCGTCGCCCTGCCCTGCCATTTCGGCGAATGGCTCCAGGGCCGCATCGGCCCTGCCGGGCCGGTCGGCCTTGTCACGCTGTTGCCCGCGGTCACCGGCCTGGCGGGCCAGCGCCGGGCCGG from Neotabrizicola shimadae includes:
- the bluB gene encoding 5,6-dimethylbenzimidazole synthase; the encoded protein is MSSPAQPASAALVAAPPFPEADRAAVYRAIHSRRDVRSQFTPRPVDDATLLRLLDAAHHAPSVGFMQPWNFIVIRDNGVKGRVQAAFAEANAEAATLFPAERRPLYSALKLEGITAAPVNLCVTCDRSRGGPVILGRTHAPEMDLYSTVCAVQNLWLAARAEGIGVGWVSIFREGALKRILNLPDQVVPVAYLCLGHVDELHAEPELQARGWRSRLPLEDLVFHDGWGQRDG